The DNA window CCCGTCGGCCACGCCGTAGAGATAGGAAGCCACCTCCCTGACGACGTCGATGTTTTGGAGAATCAGACGCCAGTTCTGGGAGAGGTACTCGAGGTTGATGAAGTCGAAGAACTTGGCGTTGGCGTAGCGCTGCGGTTCGACATCTACAAAATCGAGCAGGTTCTTCGAGGCCATGACCGTGTTGAACTGGGCCTGTGCGGCGACCAATGCGGCCAGGCCGTCGACCTGTGCGTTGCGGACCCGGGCCTGATGCGCGACTTCGGACTGCAGGGCGGAGACCCGATCCAGCAGGACGGAATCGGCCAACTGCCGGACGGTGGCCAGGCGGGCAGCGAAGATTTCCTTCTGCACCGGGGCGACGGCGGCCAGGCGTTCGGTTTCGAACTTCAGCTGGTCGGCCCGCTGGGCCCTGTCCAGCTGGGTGATGGCGGCGACCGTCGCCAGCGCCTGGGCCAGGACGGCGGCGACGGCCGCATTGTCGAGGGCTAACTGATCGTCGGCCGCGTTGTCGGCCCTGGTCTTCTCCTGATCGGCGACCGCCTCGCCGAGGGTTTCCGAGGCTTCGCCAACCGCTTCTTCCTAGTCGCCGATCGCGACTTCGTCGGCGTCGAAGCGATCATCGCCCGCCTGTTTGGCAGAGGCATGCCGCCAGCCGTGCGAAAGTTTTCGCATCAACGGCGGTTACGAGAAAAAGTCATCCCATGATCGCTGGCAAGTTTTCGCACTCAACAAAAATGTCTGGTTTAAGTTACCGCCAAAGTTTGGATGGCACCTTTTGCCGCACCTTTTGCCCGCATCGAAAACTACTCGTAAACGCAAGCAAATCTCACCCACGCTTCGAGCGCAAAAAGAAGACCGGCTATTTCAGCAGATTCTCGCTTAAGTCCAGACTCTTTCAGCAGCGCAAGATACGACTGAGAACTTAGGTCAACAACGGACACACCTCTGTTGTATTGGTTCGCCCAATACTGAACATGGCTAAGTCCCGACTGAGCTTCCGGTCCTTCGAAATCTTTAAATTCATTTGTGATTCGACCCAGGATCTCTCGACATATGAAAGTTTTAATTTCTTCATAATCCGGGTACACCTCTTTCATCCACGCAATCATGGCTTGCCAGAATCCCCAGTAAAAGTGTCCCGGATGGGTCATGAGATAAGTAAGTGTCACCGAGCCAAAGAGAGAAATGCTGTCGCTCCTGACATCGTCTGCACTCGATTGACCCTCAAGAAGCCTCCAAAGCCTAACCCACTCTCTGGCGTAGCCCGTCCATTCACTCTCGGGAAGAGCCAATATTTCTTGCAAGAACCATTCAGGTGAAAAATATCCATTGGGCGTAGAGTCTTTATCTTCCATTAGAATCCCCTGCATCTCTTCGTGCAATTAATTATATCATCGTCAGATTGCCAGGTTTGACAAAATCCATTGGGATATGGCATTTATAGCGAGCAATTCACATCGCACTATTGACCGTCGCGCCGTTAACTTCCTCATCCCAAACCGTTTCTGCTACGTATTTTGAAATGTAACGGCGGATTCGCGGAAATTGGCCACGCAAGGGTCAATAGTTATTGACCAAACCTCACACTATTGCGAAAAATTTTCGAGAGAAGGTCGGAGTTTCCTGAGACGTCCACATTGCCTATCCAATAGTGGGCCTTCATGGCCCATTTTGGGTTTGTCATAACCTGATAGATTTCCCATTCAGTGATTCCTTTGGATCCCAGCCTCACTGGTACAGCGTCATCGATAACACGCAGTATCATTGGCAACTGGTCACCTTCTTTCAGAACGCCGGTGAGGTCAATATCTATTCTCTTTGCTGCATCAAGAGCTTCAGAGAAGGTCTTCGGTGAAAAATGCCTACTAGAGGTTATCCCTTGATCAAACCATTCTTCAAAGTAATAGCCCCCTCGAGCTTTAGCGAAGTCTCTAAGCTGCCTCGGCTGAGGCCCTCTGCCTTGCTTACCCAGCGCAACGTTTGGTCCGCAATTATTGTGTACAAGAAAACCCTCAGCAGCTTCGCGATTATTTACGGCACCAAGCGAATCTCCAGCAGGTACTACATAGTACGTGTGGTTCCCAATGACGCTAAAGTTATATACTGCCACGGCCTTTGCACGCGATTCACTACGCGTGCCGCAAATTAAGGCAAGCTGACCCGTACGCGTTTGAATCTGATCGCTTACCTTGAGATCTCCTGCGTTGACCCACGCTCCTTCAACAGTGTAGAAGGGGTGCTCATCTGTAGTTTCAAAATGCTGGACGCCTCCCTCGGTTGTATTGATTTCCAAGATGCGGAGCTGGTCGCATATCCGGTCGAAGGTTTCGCCGACCACCGCTGGCTCGTTCTCGCCGGTTTCTTCGTTGAAGCTGACGACGGTGTCGCCGGGCCTGACGTCTTCGATGTTTTTTGTGGTGTAGACTGTCTGGGTAGTAGCCGTCGGCGCCGGTTTTTCGCGGTTGGCGTTCCAGGCCCAGGCGCTGCCGAAGAGGAGGGTGAGCAGCAGGCTGCAGAGGATGCCGCCGTTTAGCCAGCGAGACGACTTCTCGCGGGATGACGAGTCTGACGATAT is part of the Lignipirellula cremea genome and encodes:
- a CDS encoding polymorphic toxin-type HINT domain-containing protein; translated protein: MASYAYGFADGLTGGALSAVAEMAGIDVTSITSSWAYTVGYVVGFVQQVILTGGASATCGLVFRVFQGLDVILGLYTIGRTVHKIYTTGEVTWWDAFNITMAVISIGASIRKPNCFIAGTQVLVADHVLEVAAETTEDLLTLLLPSLTIVAGAATLAGVGLAIHRRKKQQDGRPPGGPPRRSTTQNLLENGAQLMDDLVDDVLYGFDASPAPQLAGLPVDWEDFMDDALRQATQAPLPATTPAPRPSFSFDEPETPAAFTSAPSTVTETGHPSISSDSSSREKSSRWLNGGILCSLLLTLLFGSAWAWNANREKPAPTATTQTVYTTKNIEDVRPGDTVVSFNEETGENEPAVVGETFDRICDQLRILEINTTEGGVQHFETTDEHPFYTVEGAWVNAGDLKVSDQIQTRTGQLALICGTRSESRAKAVAVYNFSVIGNHTYYVVPAGDSLGAVNNREAAEGFLVHNNCGPNVALGKQGRGPQPRQLRDFAKARGGYYFEEWFDQGITSSRHFSPKTFSEALDAAKRIDIDLTGVLKEGDQLPMILRVIDDAVPVRLGSKGITEWEIYQVMTNPKWAMKAHYWIGNVDVSGNSDLLSKIFRNSVRFGQ